In one window of Legionella fallonii LLAP-10 DNA:
- a CDS encoding helical bundle domain-containing protein, with translation MLSSSKEYLQALREGKYLLFLEWPQFIAAHYCKEVSTQDADATVILLVYEWLNNGYCEEDAKKIALLCAVSDLPAKPIRGTIDYSLTAISIAVFQCMLYQNEKLQELFLCKETLDMEQVIAVVDTVMSGVEKLSFEKMLAKQQSVFYSWVAAISREDAESVHCQISPIAKRRYITEEYSLQLGATKQVGDLLKNSRLSVVKRLARYLNEQSELTEEVHLEITTYVAKIKELQPAGFEKEYLQALLAPSLLENTWEIVTNIGLSFFKLLQSTPSPPVVVEQHETKRGIK, from the coding sequence ATGCTTTCCTCGAGTAAAGAATATCTACAGGCCCTTCGCGAGGGAAAATATCTTCTTTTTTTAGAGTGGCCACAATTTATTGCGGCACATTATTGCAAAGAGGTTTCAACTCAAGATGCTGACGCCACTGTCATCTTGTTGGTTTATGAGTGGTTGAATAATGGTTATTGTGAAGAGGACGCTAAAAAAATAGCTCTTTTATGTGCTGTTAGTGATCTTCCCGCTAAACCCATAAGAGGTACTATAGATTACTCGCTTACAGCAATTTCAATAGCAGTTTTCCAATGTATGCTTTATCAAAATGAGAAGTTACAGGAGCTGTTTCTTTGCAAAGAAACATTGGATATGGAACAAGTTATTGCTGTAGTAGATACGGTGATGAGCGGAGTAGAAAAACTATCTTTCGAAAAGATGTTGGCCAAGCAACAAAGTGTTTTTTATTCCTGGGTTGCCGCTATTTCTCGCGAGGATGCTGAGTCAGTACATTGTCAAATTAGCCCTATTGCCAAGCGAAGATACATAACAGAAGAGTACAGTTTACAACTTGGAGCCACTAAGCAGGTTGGTGATCTATTAAAAAATTCGCGTCTAAGTGTGGTTAAAAGATTGGCTCGTTATTTGAATGAACAGAGTGAGTTGACCGAAGAGGTTCATCTGGAAATTACAACTTATGTCGCTAAAATTAAGGAATTGCAGCCTGCTGGTTTTGAAAAAGAGTACTTACAAGCTCTATTAGCACCTTCGCTATTAGAGAATACTTGGGAAATAGTAACTAATATTGGGCTGAGTTTCTTTAAGTTATTACAATCTACTCCATCCCCTCCTGTTGTGGTAGAGCAGCACGAAACTAAGAGAGGGATAAAGTAA
- a CDS encoding M48 family metallopeptidase: MIIEIDGIAIEVVKKPIKNMNLRIYPPDGLVKLSVPMNISDRFIRQHLQEKSEWIYYQRERIRKNSSFKEELFQTGASIAFKGKNYLLIIEEHHGPCHIEIKEELLHCSISPNHSQAQIKVFIDQWYRHEMNIIVPDLIQYWQKIIGVHVAQWGIKKMKTRWGSCNTRARRIWLNLNLIKKPLVCIEYVLVHELVHLLEASHNQRFYALMTQFMPQWRDYQYLLEGKASRK, from the coding sequence ATGATCATTGAAATTGATGGTATAGCCATAGAAGTGGTAAAAAAGCCGATTAAAAACATGAACCTACGAATTTATCCACCAGATGGCTTGGTAAAACTAAGTGTCCCTATGAACATAAGTGATCGCTTTATTCGCCAACATCTACAGGAAAAAAGCGAGTGGATATATTATCAACGAGAGCGTATTAGAAAAAATTCATCGTTCAAAGAGGAGCTATTTCAAACCGGCGCATCTATAGCATTTAAGGGCAAGAACTATTTGTTGATTATTGAAGAACATCATGGTCCTTGCCACATTGAAATTAAAGAGGAGCTGCTTCATTGCTCTATTTCCCCTAATCATTCACAAGCACAGATAAAAGTGTTCATTGATCAGTGGTATAGGCATGAAATGAATATAATAGTACCTGATTTAATTCAATACTGGCAAAAAATAATAGGGGTGCACGTAGCCCAGTGGGGGATAAAGAAAATGAAAACTCGCTGGGGTTCATGTAATACGCGTGCACGACGAATTTGGCTCAATCTTAATCTAATAAAAAAACCATTAGTTTGCATTGAGTATGTTCTGGTTCATGAGCTCGTTCACCTATTAGAAGCCAGTCACAATCAGCGCTTTTATGCATTGATGACGCAGTTTATGCCGCAATGGCGAGACTATCAATATCTTTTAGAGGGTAAAGCATCAAGAAAATAA
- a CDS encoding TIGR00645 family protein, which yields MNNVKKNISSIIFMGRWLQLPLYLGLILILAAYVYRFIRELFALIVHLNGFDDTHIMLGVLDLIDVVMIANLLIMVVMGGYETFVSRLDLGTHPDTPEWLDHLDAGAMKIKLALSLIGISSIHLLRTFIDPTKLSNFSVMWQVIIHLTLIISALAIAWANKLLNATHHQPLPLVEITPQKTMITAEKTRNLQ from the coding sequence ATGAACAACGTGAAAAAAAACATTAGTTCAATCATTTTCATGGGAAGATGGCTACAACTCCCTTTATATTTAGGCCTCATTCTCATACTTGCCGCCTATGTTTATCGCTTTATACGTGAATTATTTGCATTGATTGTTCATCTTAATGGCTTTGACGATACCCATATTATGCTTGGTGTTCTTGATTTAATTGATGTCGTGATGATAGCCAATTTATTGATTATGGTTGTCATGGGGGGATATGAAACTTTCGTTTCGCGCCTCGATTTAGGTACTCATCCAGACACTCCAGAATGGTTAGATCATTTAGATGCTGGAGCCATGAAGATCAAATTAGCATTGTCACTAATCGGCATTTCCTCAATACATCTGCTTCGCACTTTTATTGATCCCACTAAATTAAGCAATTTCTCAGTAATGTGGCAAGTGATTATTCATCTAACACTAATTATTTCGGCTTTAGCTATAGCGTGGGCCAATAAGCTACTCAATGCAACTCATCATCAGCCGTTGCCCCTTGTTGAGATAACGCCTCAAAAAACAATGATTACTGCTGAAAAGACTAGAAACTTACAATAG
- a CDS encoding 2OG-Fe(II) oxygenase, producing MIDSELITHNLCTNGFHIIDGFLELEHCRSLRHLACDMQHQGLFKNAKIGPKVQAQQNNTIRTDAICWLNEDSTEPAVQAYLKKTISVAHILNRSLFLGLAEFETHFAVYQPGSFYKKHIDQFATKKTRKISCVYYLNEQWQADFGGELKLYNQADQSIENILPLENRFVCFNSELPHEVCITHHPRYSIAGWMKTSSSEMPLERI from the coding sequence TTGATTGATAGCGAACTAATTACCCATAATCTCTGTACTAACGGCTTTCATATTATTGATGGCTTTCTTGAATTAGAACACTGTCGTTCTTTACGCCACCTCGCCTGTGACATGCAACACCAAGGTTTATTCAAAAATGCAAAAATTGGCCCAAAGGTTCAGGCACAACAAAATAACACCATCAGAACAGATGCTATATGCTGGTTAAATGAAGACTCAACGGAGCCGGCAGTACAAGCTTATTTAAAAAAAACGATTAGCGTGGCTCACATTCTCAATCGTTCTTTATTCTTAGGATTAGCAGAGTTCGAAACTCATTTTGCCGTCTATCAGCCAGGCTCATTTTATAAAAAACATATTGACCAATTTGCTACAAAGAAAACTAGAAAAATATCCTGCGTCTATTACTTAAATGAGCAGTGGCAAGCAGATTTTGGTGGCGAATTAAAATTGTACAACCAAGCGGATCAATCCATTGAAAATATTCTACCTTTAGAAAACCGTTTTGTTTGCTTTAATAGTGAGCTACCCCATGAGGTCTGTATTACTCACCACCCACGTTACAGCATCGCTGGGTGGATGAAAACGTCTTCTTCCGAGATGCCTTTAGAAAGGATATAA
- a CDS encoding ABC transporter ATP-binding protein, whose protein sequence is MYALDIKQLSKTYANGVHALKGIDLQVNTGDFFALLGANGAGKSTTIGLITTLVNKTSGSIKIHGHDLNNEPEQAKSCLGLVPQEVNLNIFENPIQILLNQAGYYGICRRHALPRAEELLKQLGLWDKRSSIVRHLSGGMKRRLMIARALIHRPKVLILDEPTAGVDIEIRRSMWEFLTRTNQEGTTIILTTHYLEEAEQLCKNIAIIDKGQIIKNTSMKELLQTLHHQTFIFNTQQPIDVMPDMSPFKTILIDANTFELRVDNDLSLNEVFAVLTKLKINVQSMRNKTNRLEELFLDLIKNGH, encoded by the coding sequence ATGTATGCCTTAGATATTAAACAATTATCTAAAACCTATGCCAATGGAGTTCACGCATTAAAAGGTATTGATTTACAAGTAAATACTGGCGATTTTTTTGCTTTATTAGGAGCTAATGGCGCGGGAAAATCAACAACTATAGGACTAATCACTACTTTAGTAAATAAAACCTCCGGTAGTATCAAAATTCATGGTCATGATTTAAATAATGAACCAGAACAGGCTAAATCATGTCTTGGTCTTGTACCTCAAGAAGTCAATTTGAATATATTCGAAAATCCCATCCAAATTCTATTGAACCAAGCAGGTTATTATGGAATTTGTCGAAGACATGCTTTGCCGAGAGCGGAGGAGTTATTAAAACAATTAGGGCTGTGGGATAAAAGATCCTCCATTGTACGACACTTATCTGGTGGAATGAAACGCCGACTGATGATAGCTCGTGCATTAATTCATCGGCCCAAAGTGCTTATTCTTGATGAACCAACTGCGGGCGTGGATATAGAAATAAGACGTAGTATGTGGGAGTTTTTAACTCGAACCAATCAAGAAGGTACTACCATTATTTTAACAACTCATTATTTGGAAGAAGCAGAGCAACTTTGCAAGAATATTGCCATTATCGATAAAGGACAAATTATTAAAAATACATCGATGAAGGAGTTATTACAAACACTGCATCATCAGACGTTTATTTTTAACACTCAGCAGCCTATAGACGTCATGCCAGATATGTCTCCCTTTAAAACAATCCTTATTGACGCCAATACTTTTGAACTACGAGTTGATAATGATCTCAGCCTAAACGAAGTTTTTGCTGTATTAACAAAATTAAAAATTAATGTCCAAAGCATGCGAAATAAAACGAACCGCTTGGAAGAGCTTTTTCTGGATCTCATCAAAAATGGCCACTAA